GGAGCACAGTGGAGAGCCCTGGGTccactttccgtttcgatgGTACCATGACCATCGAGTTCCGTCGGGTCGAGTTCAGAGGTCAGATGGTGTAATTCCCAGCCAACTTCTTTCCGTTGCTCGCTTAACTTGTCTTTCGGTTGGCTTGCTTCTTTATCTTGTTGATATTTCTGGCGGCGATCAGCGATGATCTTCAAAACATTGTGTACTCGGAAATATCCGGATCAGATATAGTAGATCATATTGTAAGAACCACCAAATTACGGCTAAAATTGTTGTAATGTATAAAGCAGAATGTAGTTAGTCCACTATTATTACAGAAATGTAgtttttgttggatttggtaTGGTTATTTGTTAAGTAAGGGAAGAACACATCGCAGATTTATATCTAGTGCCTAGGGAAGCGAAGGAAACTATAGAAAAATATGAGCCAAAGAAATGTGAGCAGAGGAGAGTCGctatttttgcatattttgcatAGAATTTTTGATATTTCAATGTTTATTATTCtgtgttcataatttttctcaaCATTAGATGTTTATTCAATTGTTTGGCGTATTTTACTCGATTCTGCACTCCGTCTCATGTTGGCAccagttttttatttatgattctTTAACCTTTGattgataaacaaatttatcctgtttattgatttatttgttcgGGTTTGCAACCTTTGTTTGAGAGAGTTTCGCTCCACAAACAAAGTTTACACTTTCACATTTGATTATTAGGTGGGGTTTTTATGGTTTCTTGtcctatttatttttcacctctgttgaaaacatattttacgTGTTTTGTCTGTGCTCTCGGTACGCCGGTAAACATCTCAATTTTCGTATCAACAAGTGGGTTACACGGAGCCCGCTGGCACGGTTAATTTGTGATAGgttattttttatattgttACCATCCACGAGGCCTGAttctttttgatgtttttctgtttattttcgaATAGTGTTAATTGCGTGCCGAACGGTGACCGGGCACGGACGGTCGGTGGAGGAGTGCGCGGTTTAGTTACACGTTTTTTACATCTCCAAACGCAAACCCGTTTTAACGTCGTGGCGTATGTGGTCTGCTTTGGAAGGCGAAAAATCGATGATCTACTGATTGTTGGGAACACACATTCCTGTACCGACTCTTTTCGGCCATACTTTCTCCGAACCCAGATAGAGAGCAATCGCTTAACACGGCataaacaaatgtaaacacaAAAAGGCTGCCGCTGTTCGAAAGTAATTCGCGGTCGATAAGTGTGTTTAAGAAAATCGATTAGCTTATTTACATTACCCAATTGCTTCTGGGGCCCTTTTGTATAGCATTTGGTAAACATTCGCGCATCCCCCGGCTATAAATTTGACTAatgctgtgttttgtttcccccTTTTCTTTGTAGGCATCATCCTTGAACAATTAGAATCCTCACACCCGGCCGCAAGTGGGGACGAGACGAGCATTTAATGTACCGCCGCCCACCGAGGATTGCGTCGGGGAAATGGAATCCCTGAAAGATGCCTTCGATGAAGCTGTTGTTGGCACGATCTTCTGTGACGCGGAAACTCAGGTTGGCTCGAGGGCAACCATTCCGGACGGAGCTGTAGTATGCTACGATTGCGTCGCCTGTGCAGCGGACTTAGAACTGCGCTCAACAGCTGCATCGACCGGCATCGTTCGAGTGATAAGCCATAGTCCTGTTGCGTCGGCTAACCTATCAGCTCGGCATCGATCGGCGGATCTGCGGCTGCGTGTCGCAGGAGGAGCTTGGGAGCGATAGTGCCTGACTACCCCAACAGTACCTCACGAACAGTATTTTCGACAACTAATCAAAAGTTTGTGACCACCCGAGCGGCGTTcgcttgtgtgcgtgtttgtgtatAAGAACTAAAATAATTACTCGGAAAAAGAGCGCACTCGATCGCTTCACACTATCGAGATCGGAACTAGGTGTAGGTTTGTAGTGGCTGcgtgattttttaatttagaaaagttttcgaaaaaCAAGTGAAGCGCAATAGGTGTTGACACGCGTTAGTCTAGGGTAAAGTGGGCCAGATAAGAAGGACACTGTACGGGTGTGTGATATCTAGCAAAGATAAGCAGATTCGAGTTCGTCGTTGTGTCCCACAGACAGCCTTTAGCTTCGCCACACCATCGCAGTGCGTAATGTGAAGCGTGTCGCGAAGATCACTATACCCGACAACGAACGGTACACAGAGCGAGCCTTAGCTGCCGTCCATTAATCACCTGGCGTAGCCCGTCGATTCTCAGTGACGTGAGAAGAGTGAGAAGAGCCGACCGGTCGTAGTTTTGCTCGTGCCCGTGTACCGTTTTCAACGAGCCGAAAATGTCGTTCCTAAACAATCTGAaaaaggtgttccaccttgGCAGCGGggaggcgaagaagaaacgtATCTTCAACAACATCCGGATGGACACGGATCCAAACGATTTCTGGGAGATGATTGGCGAGCTGGGGGATGGAGCGTTCGGCAAGGTGTACAAGGCGCAGAGCAAAGAAACGAAGCAGCTGGCCGCGGCCAAGATGTGCACGCTCGAGGATGAGGAAAACCTAAGCGATCACATGGTGGAGATTGACATCCTCTCGGAAATTAAGCACCCGAACATCGTCGGACTGTACGAGGCGTTCTCCATCGACGATAAGCTTTGGGTAGGTTTCATTTGTTaccattttcgaaacgcttcaAACCATTCTTTTTAGGAgtagccttcaacacattcttcgtgtCGGAtcctatctcaactattgactgtAAAAGATGTCCACGGAGCGGTGAAATGATCGCGAAAATGTGGTGCAAAACATCACGAGAAAGTTGGTTCAAGAATTATCTCTCCAcaaaccattttttgtggctcaCAGCATTGCGCAAACGACGCATAACATtcaaaaaataacattccTTGGTGACAGTTTGGCCGATTGGAAAGAATTCATGATGCACCATTACTCGATAATCGAAGACAACTGGTTCGCGTTGTCCACAGTAGTATACTTGAATTCGTACTTTGAATATTATCTGAGCATCAAAGAAGCCCGTTAGTAACCATTACTACCTTTAAAAATTACTTCAATGTTGGGCAGCAGCTGTAAGCAGCTACTTGCAAACGGTTGCATGCGCAGAACGCAGCTTAAGCGGGGTTGCCTTGAAACTACCGCGCTGCCACTTGTGGGGACGGATCGGCCCCGCTGGATTGTTTTACATACTTGCACGTCACTAGCGGTGCCGGGGTAAAAAAGCAACACCCCAAGCCCCCGACGTGAAACGTAAACGAGTGTGtgcccgaaaaaaatggaaacgggaaaagtaaaacattttgGATGCATTCTTCGCTGTGTGCTGTCCGGCGTAGCGGAGCAAGCGCGTTGGTAGCTGGCATCGAATGTGCGTGCACGCGACCGcgcaccgggccgggaagaTGATTAAACGCAGACCCAACATGCTGCCGGGAGGAGAGCGTCTGCCCCAGAGTGGCGCTCTGGAGATCATGTTTCTTTTGGCTgagtttttctttacttcgCTCGGCggaggaaaaataaacacctCGACGTGTGTCGAGGGTTGCTGGTTGGACGCGGCTCCCTATTCATAAGCATCGGTTTTCCACACTCTATTGCTTGGTTCGCTTTCTTGACGTCAGGTTCCTTCGCAGCGATCACCAACGGTAACGGTCTAGCAACCTACCGCCTATCCCATCGGCTCCGTACTTTTGCATCTTTCCGCCGGCTTATCGTGTATCGTCATCGCAGTAGCAGCCGCCTGAAATTTCATCTTTCTCACCAACAACTCTCCTCTCCTGTTTCACAGATGCTGATAGAATATTGTGATGGCGGTGCCTTAGATAGTATTATGGTGGAGCTCGAGAAACCACTGACCGAGGCGCAGATCGCTTACGTGTGCAAGCACATGTGCGCCGGACTGAACCATTTACACAAAAACAAGGTGATACATCGCGACTTGAAGGCCGGCAATGTGCTGCTGACGATGGACGGTGGCGTTAAGCTAGGTAAGCTAGGCGACGAGCGGGTAGTGTCCCGTTGCCTATCGGAAGTAACATTTTCATCCTCTTAACGCCTGTTTTGTAGCTGACTTCGGTGTGTCGGCCAAAAATAAGCACACGATGCAGAAGCACGACACGTTCATCGGCACCCCGTACTGGATGGCACCGGAGCTGGTGCTGTGCGAAACGTTTCGCGACAATCCGTACGACTTTAAGGTCGACATCTGGTCGCTCGGTATTACGCTGATCGAGTTCGCGCAGATGGAACCACCGAACAGCGAGATGTCACCGATGCGGGTGCTGCTCAAGATACAGAAGAGTGAACCACCGAAGCTGGACCAGCCGTCGAAGTGGACGAAACACTTTAACGACTTTCTGGCCCGAACCCTGGTGAAGGTATGGCACACCTGGTACTCTGCCCTTGGGGGAAATAGGCTGGACATGACTAAGACTTGTCCTTCTGGCTGTTTTTCACAGGATCCTCAGCAGAGGCCATCGACGGATGTACTTATAGGGCTACCGTTTATCAGCGGCAACCTGGACTCGAAACCTATCAAAGACCTGCTACTGGAGTACAAAGCGGACGTCGTTGAAGAGGAGCTGGTTGATGAGGAGGCAGAGGTACGACACGTCACTTGGTGGCCTAATAATCTTCCCTTGGAACTTCCGTTCCTTAAACAAGTGCCATGTTGGATCCCTGCCTCGATGCGCAAGCTTCGATCTGTATTCTAACGCCATATCCTTTACATTTTTTCTCATCTAACTGCGCCGCCGCTCTCTTACACACTAACATCAATCGCGTCCAAACGCGCCATCGAAcgacaaaacgaaaaatttgCACCATTCTAattcccaaaaacaaaacgaaaaaaaactaatcaaaTCACAAAATAAGTATAGAAAGCTAAACGACAAGCGAAACGCAGATCGCTTTATCAGAGGGTTGGTAAGTTTTGTCAGACTAGAGTGTTTTCTCATCGTCGGCAGCCCGATTCCGTACCTTTCGAGCATCGTTGATcttctgtgtgcgtgtgttgtttgtggtttgttgtCCTGCGTACCAGTGCTGTCAGTAGACGGATCCCCACGGTCATTGTGCGTGCGAAACGGATCCATAGAGTGGGCAGAGGTTGAGTTTTCTACGGAAAAATCACTCTCTTCGCTGGTTTTGTAAAACGTTTTCCTTTCTGTAAAATGTCGCGtagaaaaagtgaaaatcggtCCGTAGTGTGCGTAAACGTCTAGTCTGGCAATAGAGTTCCGTAGAGTTCTTATCGGTTTGCCTTTCTATTTCGTTTTCCAATTGATCCCCGTTTTCGGTTGTCGTATTGTAACTATTCCTTTGTATCTATAGAAGCATGTTGGCAACGAGTTCCGTTGTGGATGAAATGCGTGTTGACATGCTCATTGGTGATgccgaaacgaagcaaaaggtCGTCCGAATTCTGCTTCGTTTTTGTGTTATGCCTTCAGTGGCATTAGCTTGACTTTGAGTTTCGAACTTTGCATTACAATTTTCTAGtgtattttccattttcttaactttccttccttttgttttggttgttcgAGAATCGTTTGTTTCTTGGTCAGTTTTACTAATtgcgtgttttgtgtttttgttttatctacTCTTATTCTCAGGAACCCCGCAACTCTGCCCTTCCGCTCGACTTGGACGATGACTCGTCGTCGCTGCAAAGCCAAGAAACTGATAAACGTAAGTCGCTGTGTGGCCCGGTGTTTATGACtcgaataaaattaattgacccCGTTCATGCCTGCAGTTCCAGACACACCAACGTCCCTTTCGAAATcgtcccgggattcgaagGAATCCACTCCTGTTCCCGCTAGCGAAGAGGATCCCACCAAATCGGCCAAGAGCGGGCtgacaccggtggccgccccggTACCGCCCCAGGACctccagccagcagcagccgctaCCACGGTCCCGGGAGTTGTAGGTGACTTTAAGAAGCCCCACGCACCCGACGATGagctgccaccgccgtcacgGCAGCTCACTAATCGTGGCAACAGCTCGCCGCCTCAAACGGCCTCAGTAAACATACCCACACCGGTGCTGCCTGTTGCACACAGCACGACGAAcgacgagcagcagccggtggaTGAGTCGGTCACTGCGCTGCCCACCGGCACTAGTGGCGAGCGGAAGTCTTCGGTTGGCGCCGGAGGAGTCAGTGGTGGCGTCCGGAAAGGTCCCGCTCCTCCACCGCCACATACACCTACATCACCAACAGCGAAGCatcaaccggcggcggcatcaACCCAACCAGCACCGCCAACGGTGTTGCCGGTACTAGGTGGTGTTAGGGGTGCTTCCTCAGACATTCCTAAGGGAATGACAGGAGGACCCCTcacgccaccggaaacaccaCAAACGCCACCTTCGGAAAGTGAAGCTACCGGTAGAGGCAAGGATCGCCCCGATGCGTCCGCCAACTTGATTTCATCGGTGGTACCAGCATCGGTGTCGCGTGTAGACGAGCATTCGAAGTCATCACCGCCACGCAAGGAGCACGCCCCGCCAACACCACCTGCCAAGGAGGGTACTAAACCGTCTTCGTCGCCAATCACTTCGTCAGCGATGGCGAAGCACCCTCATCCTACGAACGTTGCCATTCCACGTGCGattccaccaccatcgtcgtcgtcgtcgccgctgccgccaccgccgccgtcgtcgtcatcgtcaccgctgctggtggacgaagaagaagcggcaCGCAAAGCAATGGCCGCAGCGGGACGGCACACCccgcaacatcatcatccgcgtCCCACAGCCCCCGGTGCAGTGATGAATTCTTCCTCGACCACGTCCATCACGATCAACGATGCGACCGTGCTGGCCGATCCGTCGAACAGCCTGGCAAGCAACGTGGCGCAGGTAACGGTCGTTACGAGCCACCCGCCCGTCATTATCGACAACTCGATACCGGGAGCAATCGCCGTGACCTCTTCGCCCTCTGGTACCTCTTCGTCGGCTTCGTCGACAAAATCTTTCGGGTCGTCGCAACGTCGATCGGCCGCAGCGCAACGGCGAACCGGCGATGAGGTTGTGATTGTATCGAACGAGCTGAACAAAACGCACGTCAACGAGTcgtccaccgacgacgacttcCAGTCGCTCGACAGTCTCGAGAATACGGTCGCTTCACCCCGCTACCGCAAGCCACAATCGATACCCGCCGGAGGCAACGGGGGAACTCCTGCGATTGCACGGAAGCTGGACGAAAGCGAAGTGCTGATCGTAAGCCCTGGGTACGTAGAGGAAACGGTGTCCCGGGCAATGGAGGTCGTGCGCCGAAGGGGGGACGAGGATGGCGATGAAGAGGACGAAGTATTCAACGGAAGCAGTAGCGGTATTCtcaatagcagcagcagtagcagcaataGCAATAGCAAGTTGCTCCTACTGGACACTAGTCATGTTTCGGTCGTAACAGTTGGTGAGGAggaggtgaaggtgaaggacTCTTCCTCTCAGCCGCACCATCCGCAGTTGCTCAACAACCAtttgcatcagcagcaacagcaacagcataaTTACAATGATTCTACCAGTGACCTGTCAAATGTAAGCTGTGGTCCAAGCGAATCGAGCGACGATGTGAAGGTTGACATCGTTCTGGGCCATCCTGCTTCCACCGGtcgacagcaacagcagcagcaccttcagCAACGGTCTCCGTCGGGATCGTCGATTTCTTTGCCCAGTCAAACGGGCAAAACGGCGGCTGGTTCAGGTATCGTGAATGGAAATCGCTTCAACGGTGCCGCCGGAGAGTTCCATCAGAGCCGCGAGGATGTCAGCATCATAGTGAATAAGCGTAAGATAGAAAAGCAACGGATTTCCCCAGACAGCAGTGTGGGATCGTTCgatggtgccggtggttcggttcgctcaGCCAGTACCCCCATTCACGGTATGGTTGCGGGAGGAACGGTAGTTGGTGGGGCAGCGGGTCATCATCaacgcaccggaagtggtgccaCTTcgaagcagcagctgcagcacgaTCGGAGCGATGCGGAAAGTATCGCGACCACCACTAGTCACGATAGTCGCGAGCAGGGTGCAGCAGAGTTGCTCGAGGAAGAGGTCACACTACGACGGAAGCCACTGCCGGCTACCGGTGAGCCGGACGATGATAAACTAGCCCCACTGCCGTCGGTTACCGCAGGGTCGGCCAATACTGCCGCTCAATCAGCCGCGACAAGCGCTGCAGCCACCGGTGCTAGCGGtggtgccggcaccggcagcggtggtggcgtagTGAAGCAGAAGGCAAACCGAACCTTCACCAAGGAGGAATTGCATCTGCAaaatttgaagaagaaaacgcgCAAACGAACGCGCAAGTTTGAAATCGACGGCGTGCAGgtgacgacaacgacgagcaAGGTGATCTACAGCGATGAGGACAGCAATAAGCTGTACGACGATCACCTCTTCCGGAAGCAGGAGTTGCGCGAGCTGAAGATGCTGCAGAAGCAGGAAAAGAAGCAGTTCTACGATCTGCaagcgaaggaagcgaacgccAAAGAGCAGCAGGAGAAAAAGTTCGAACAGGAGCGAGTGCAGCTTGAGCGCACGTTTGAGGCGGACATGGACGTGCTTGCCCGGCACCACCGACAGACCGTGGAGAagttcgagcagcagcaggaagccgAACTTCGCAACACGTCCAAGAAAATCCGGGCCGAGCAGGAGCGCGAGCTTAAGTTGGTAAGTTACCGAAGCGGATGAGAAAGAcagatcgagagagagaaagagagagagaaagagactaACCTATCGTTACTCTTGCAGTTCCGGGACGGTTTGAAGCAAGAGATACGGCTGCTCAAGCAGGAAGTGGACCTGTTGccgaaagagaaacgaaaagaCGAGTTCCGCAACCGGAAAACACAGATGGAGTTCGAGCACGAGGAGCGCGAGAAGTCATTTCTGTCGCGGCTGTCGGAAACTCATGAAATGGCGTTGCGCCGGATCAGCGAAATCTACCGGGAAAAGCTTTCGTCCACCGACAAGGGCCATCTgcagcaaaagcaaacggTAGGTTGATTAGAGGCTGGCAGCTTTTGAAGAATTTCTGGCACAATGAGTCGCCTTCACAACAAGAATACTGCTAATTTGGTTGTTATACGAAAATCTATAGCTTAATCGTTTCTTctatccgtttttttttataatttcaatcTAAATGCACTTGATTGAACCTCCGCATTACTGATTGCTATTGTGTAGGCGATGAGGACACGCGAAGCAATGCTGTGGGAGCTAGAGGAAAAGCACATTCACGACAAACATCAGCTAGCGAAACGGCACGTGAAAGACATCTGCTTCATGCAGCGCCATCAGATGATAATCCGGCACGAAAAGGAACTGGACCAGATCAAGCGGTACGACCGTGTGTTGGGCAGTTTTCTTGCATTGGTTTAATAATCTTCGTGCGAATCCGCCTAATTTACAGCATGATTACGCGTAAGGAGGAGGAACTGGTAAAGAGACAAACGATCGAGAGGCGAGCCCTGCCAAAGAGAATACGCGCTGAGCGGAAGGCACGCGACATGATGTTCCGCGAATCGTTGCGCATATCGATGACCACCGATCCGGAGGTGGAGCGTGACAAGCTGAAAAAGGTACGAAGCTCTATCATTATTTTGTCTCTGTTCGAGtgtttttgaataaaattttcgttttcgcccGTTCGATAGTTTCAAGAGCAGGAGAAGAAACGGTATACTCAAGAACAGTTGCGCTTCGAAACTAAGCATAGCAAACAGCTTGAAGAGTTACGAGCTACCTCCGAGGGTTCCATCAGGTACGTGCGAGGCCAATGATAATGGCGAAGCGAAACTCTGCATCGTTAGCTAAGCTATAATATAAACCATTTTTTCCTACTCGTAGAGAGTTGGAGCAGCTTCAGAATGAGAAACGAAAGCAGCTACTAGAGCACGAAACGGCCAAACTGCGCGAGTGCGATGAAGCGCTACAGAAAGACCTGCGCGAGTGGAAGGCACAGCTCATGCCCCGGAAGCAGGTGAGTGGAATATCATGAACAGTGACCCCAAGTGGCACaaactctctctttcacttgTAAGAAGACTGAGCCACTTTGGTTGAGAGAGTAAAAGCCGATGTTGGCCAATGTTATATACGTCGTACAGAGATTTTTAAAACGATATACATATCCGTAAGTAAAAGTAACATTGAACCCAAATGGACCCCAAAGTCTATTGTGGCATCGTCAATGTACTGTTGAACTGTATCGATAAAACAACATCTTATGAATGGCGATCGGTGAGTGAAAACTAGTAAAATCCTGTACATCCTTTTTGAAAGTCTTCGTCGACACACTATCCAAAATTTGTCCTCAGGAAGCCCTGACTGACTAGGTTGAGTGAATCGATCGCTGCGCATTCGAATAGCTGTTGCGTGAAGAGTGTGTAGTTGCGTGGTGGATcagaataattaaaaatagcaTGTACCGTGCGGAGTATCCAAAACTAATCCAGTAACAATAATTGGCTTTTAACAGATGTTAACCATTCCGTGCTGCCTGCGGCGGTTGTACAGTTGAAACACTAACTAATCGTAATCGaaccaattttcttttgctttttctattttatccATTCCCCGCTAATCTTTCTCTTCTCCTGTGTCCAATTGTGGTGCATTCCCCTCTACCCGTGACCTCGGGGGTACGCTGGGTAGGCTGTCGAGCGCGAGCTGAACCGTATGGTGGACGAGTACGAGGTGGCCTGGGGCGGCCCGGTGGATCGGCGCGAATTCGACGGTGACTTTATCGTGCCGCCCGAGCTCCGCAATCGCGCCAACTCGCTCAACACCCGGTCTCTGCGGCTGCTCAACATTACCCGGTCCCGTACGTTCCTAACGCTTCCCAACGTGCCCAATGGTAGTCGTAGTACCATACACGGTTCTGTGCCGGATCTGAGCCGCTCCGTACCGAACACGCCCAACTCGGGCCACAAGCTTTCACTGGCCTCGTCGTACGACTCGGTGCTGGAGgagaacgaaagcgaaaactaTCCTCCCGGTggggctggcggcggtggtggtgctattGGTGGTGGGGTCATGCATGGGGCTCACGGCAGCTACCAGTATGCGGTCAAGTACGCGCACACCAACGACGAtggtgttggcggtggtgttCATTTGCGGCGCAAGTCGGAAGACATACTGTCCACCGGCAAGCGTACTCGCATTCCGATCAAAAGTTTTCTTCATTCGACTGCCGGAAGTAGTAACTCGGCATCGTCGGCGTCTTCGTACGGGCTTGCGGGACCACAGGGACGCAGTGGTGGCCCATCCTCCTACTACAGCGGGTCGCAGAGCCG
The nucleotide sequence above comes from Anopheles bellator chromosome 1, idAnoBellAS_SP24_06.2, whole genome shotgun sequence. Encoded proteins:
- the LOC131205713 gene encoding STE20-like serine/threonine-protein kinase — its product is MSFLNNLKKVFHLGSGEAKKKRIFNNIRMDTDPNDFWEMIGELGDGAFGKVYKAQSKETKQLAAAKMCTLEDEENLSDHMVEIDILSEIKHPNIVGLYEAFSIDDKLWMLIEYCDGGALDSIMVELEKPLTEAQIAYVCKHMCAGLNHLHKNKVIHRDLKAGNVLLTMDGGVKLADFGVSAKNKHTMQKHDTFIGTPYWMAPELVLCETFRDNPYDFKVDIWSLGITLIEFAQMEPPNSEMSPMRVLLKIQKSEPPKLDQPSKWTKHFNDFLARTLVKDPQQRPSTDVLIGLPFISGNLDSKPIKDLLLEYKADVVEEELVDEEAEEPRNSALPLDLDDDSSSLQSQETDKLPDTPTSLSKSSRDSKESTPVPASEEDPTKSAKSGLTPVAAPVPPQDLQPAAAATTVPGVVGDFKKPHAPDDELPPPSRQLTNRGNSSPPQTASVNIPTPVLPVAHSTTNDEQQPVDESVTALPTGTSGERKSSVGAGGVSGGVRKGPAPPPPHTPTSPTAKHQPAAASTQPAPPTVLPVLGGVRGASSDIPKGMTGGPLTPPETPQTPPSESEATGRGKDRPDASANLISSVVPASVSRVDEHSKSSPPRKEHAPPTPPAKEGTKPSSSPITSSAMAKHPHPTNVAIPRAIPPPSSSSSPLPPPPPSSSSSPLLVDEEEAARKAMAAAGRHTPQHHHPRPTAPGAVMNSSSTTSITINDATVLADPSNSLASNVAQVTVVTSHPPVIIDNSIPGAIAVTSSPSGTSSSASSTKSFGSSQRRSAAAQRRTGDEVVIVSNELNKTHVNESSTDDDFQSLDSLENTVASPRYRKPQSIPAGGNGGTPAIARKLDESEVLIVSPGYVEETVSRAMEVVRRRGDEDGDEEDEVFNGSSSGILNSSSSSSNSNSKLLLLDTSHVSVVTVGEEEVKVKDSSSQPHHPQLLNNHLHQQQQQQHNYNDSTSDLSNVSCGPSESSDDVKVDIVLGHPASTGRQQQQQHLQQRSPSGSSISLPSQTGKTAAGSGIVNGNRFNGAAGEFHQSREDVSIIVNKRKIEKQRISPDSSVGSFDGAGGSVRSASTPIHGMVAGGTVVGGAAGHHQRTGSGATSKQQLQHDRSDAESIATTTSHDSREQGAAELLEEEVTLRRKPLPATGEPDDDKLAPLPSVTAGSANTAAQSAATSAAATGASGGAGTGSGGGVVKQKANRTFTKEELHLQNLKKKTRKRTRKFEIDGVQVTTTTSKVIYSDEDSNKLYDDHLFRKQELRELKMLQKQEKKQFYDLQAKEANAKEQQEKKFEQERVQLERTFEADMDVLARHHRQTVEKFEQQQEAELRNTSKKIRAEQERELKLFRDGLKQEIRLLKQEVDLLPKEKRKDEFRNRKTQMEFEHEEREKSFLSRLSETHEMALRRISEIYREKLSSTDKGHLQQKQTAMRTREAMLWELEEKHIHDKHQLAKRHVKDICFMQRHQMIIRHEKELDQIKRMITRKEEELVKRQTIERRALPKRIRAERKARDMMFRESLRISMTTDPEVERDKLKKFQEQEKKRYTQEQLRFETKHSKQLEELRATSEGSIRELEQLQNEKRKQLLEHETAKLRECDEALQKDLREWKAQLMPRKQAVERELNRMVDEYEVAWGGPVDRREFDGDFIVPPELRNRANSLNTRSLRLLNITRSRTFLTLPNVPNGSRSTIHGSVPDLSRSVPNTPNSGHKLSLASSYDSVLEENESENYPPGGAGGGGGAIGGGVMHGAHGSYQYAVKYAHTNDDGVGGGVHLRRKSEDILSTGKRTRIPIKSFLHSTAGSSNSASSASSYGLAGPQGRSGGPSSYYSGSQSRLTEPKDRGIVSIRLNSTAAASSSSSTVAPPSRKPINIFDGMTNRSNIPQYYTGSGMVTTTMPRSSVGWGPSRLGDNTFTASDANLNHRLTTFSSARGGLPLPAAATIGGSAPGRKSGPPGLKLSPSTPVLLAPSKDDDTVV